CCAATTTGTATTAGTGTGATCAAGTACCTTGCCGTCTAGTAAAGCTTGGTATCCTCCTGCATTAGGCACCACTTGTCCCACCCTCATGCTGGCCCCTCCTACTCTCACCATCCGCCCACTCAGGGGTTCAATGAAGGACTCCACCAAAAGGACTCCACCTACTGGCAGCACAGTTCCTATGCAGGCATATAGAGCAGGGTTAACTCACTGAAGGTATAGCAGTAACACTCTCAGACTGTAGTGGAGTCTCACCAGCAGCACTGACCTGTTGCTGGATCTAAACTGACCCCAACTGTGAGCACAATGTTCCCCGTCCTGGGGTCCAGCATAGGATAACCAATCTGTATGGGCTGAGGCAGGCGGGTGATGGGGCAGACATGCATCCCTCCCAGTGGGTAGACTTGTCCAGTCTGGGGGTGGATGGTCACAGCCAGAATGGGTACTGGGACCCCCGTGTCTGGGTCTGCCATGGGAACTCCCAGCTGCAGTCTCTGGCCCGGTCTGAGGCCTCTGAGCCGAGTGCTGGGCAGAGGCTGGTCTGAGTGGCAGGAAGTTGGGTAAGGAATGAAAGGAAGAAGGGGACTGTCCCACTTTCTGTTGTCACCTGGGATAAAGAATGGCACACAATAGTTTTTGTTGGAGAGATACTGTGACTTTCCCACTTTCACTCCATCCACTTTGATATCTCATACTGTTACTTGAATGGTCTTCAGTAACCCACAAAAAATGAAAGCGAAATTATTATAATCATCTTGGGTTCAATGATGGACGATTTTCCATCAAGAATTACCACACGATTACTTTATGTTGGATGATTGATTTGTAGAAACCAGCACAATTTGCTCAGGACATATTTAGATGACATTGTCTTCTATTGTAACCGTGGGACAGTACATGTGAGTTCAAGTCTCCTTGACACTTGCATTCCTTAATCTCTTAAAGAGCCAAAGATTGCTACTGCTTTTCATAGCCTGTTTTATCTTTGACTAAACCATTGCCTGTGTGGTTTCTCTTCCAGTTTTCTGAGCATAAAACATGTGAACAAATCAAGTGTGGTCAAGTAtggggatgtttttttttttttttctttcatgatcATATGCTTTTTCCTCACTCTCAATTCAGCACCTTCACAGCACGCAAACACCTTTCATGTTACCTGTACATTGGTCGGTCATAAACACTAAAGTAGAGGTTGTAGGATCATAGGCCACATTGCCAACAATTGGCATAACATGGCCAGTCTGAGGGTGGAGGAAGAAGTTAGGTGGCACTGCCGTGGTGTGGCAGCTGCTCAGCAGCATATGGGTGTGAGCGTTCGGCCTTATGAGGCCTGTGACTGAATCATAATGAAACGCCTGGCAGACACGCAGGGATCCATCAGGACCTGgagtgaggcagagggagagatcGCTGTGAGCATCCATCAAACTGTAAatgattattatgatgattTAAAGCTGTTTTGAATTAGAGTATGGTTACATGCTGGGCAGGCAGCATTTCATGCTGATCTTTTCTTCAATAGAGCACCGTAGTGAAGAAGCATGACTGTCTCTATATCATTTGTAACATCGGTGGGATAGATTTATCAGAGTacttatatttcatttcatgagaCAGTAACAAAGAACATTTACTTCAGTAATAcacttaagtatatttttcaagtatctgtactttacttgagtattatttttttagaaacttttgacttttaatATAAGGCCCAGCCCTTCAGCTGTAGCTCCACCACCTTCAGAAGCTGAAACAGAGGGGAGAGCTCCAGTAGCTTGGTCCACTCTTCTTCTGAGGAAGAACTCTTCTATGAACCACCCATTACTTTGAAACATGACTTTTAATCAGCCAAATgaattgtcttttattttgaaaatgtgatagaccatgCACcgtgttcatcacaggagaaaatcAGATATGTCAGTCATGTTGTACTTGCTGCATGTTTGAACAGCTCTTGGCAATGGTCCAAAGATGTCTACATTAGACAAAGATtaggcagaagattcttcccCGGAGCATCCATGGCCTTATCTTAAGTCCATGTTTGAATTtggtatttgttttcattttaaatgtttgctgtctTAACCAtgaccaaacttcatcactgcctcaaaaaaagaaatacgtAAATGGCAATAGCTGTCTTTTTGATGATTCAATTGTGTTTTGATGGCTTGAAAAGTATCCTACAAGCTTTTTACTGTATTCCACAGGTTCTACATTCAGTCATGTTTCAGTCATTCGGTTCTGTAAATCCACTGTGGAACAGTACAACTATCCATTGACATTAAAAACTTTATTAGGTAATTATTCTTAAagcaagtactccagtactttaactcaagtaaaactTTGACTGAACAACCTTCACTTGAATTGGagtcatatttgaccaggagtatACTTTGGCTCAAGTAATGAagttgtgtactttgtccacctcttCCAGATTGTGGACCTCAGGACTAGACTCTAGGCCAATTGGATGGCTGAACAACAGGTTGTTGTAGCTGTTCTCAGGATAATTGTATGTGAGCTATTCATTTGTTGAGATCTGTGATGAAAGGAAATATGAGACAGATTTCACAATCTCCACCTCTGATCGTTTTTTaagggaatagtttgacattctgggaaataaTTCCCAGATTGCTCATCTTTTAATGAAATCCACTCTCAAATCTGTCTGTCCGATATGCAGCTACAGCCAGGCAGTTAGCTCATCTTTGCACAATGACTCCAAAGCTCACTAAATAAACTTAAcactttgactcaagtaatACATATATTGGTGGTATAGGTTCAAACCACACTTGAAGAATGCTTGAAAGTTATTTACTTTTAGGTAGCCAAAAGGTcaacaaaatacatgaaaagtGTAATTTCTAAGTATTTCAGTACAACATGTAATAtttttagtgtgtttgtttcttttgtttcttctttagTGCATACTTTGAGCAATAGATGGTGCTGTTTCTCTAAGATTCAAGACAGAGCGTGTGCAATATTTTACTTCAGGGATGATGGGCTCACCAAAGATGTGGTCCTTAGTCAGCACAGCTCCAGTGTCAGGGCAGAGCAGCTTGGCCCCTGTACCCTCACCCAACAACTCCCATGCCCCCTGACGCTGACACTCTACTGATACCAGCTCTCCCATCTCATCCATCAGGGATGTTAGCCTCTGGATCAAACTGAAGATTGAGAAACAACAAATTGAAGATGTGAGAGGATTTACGCTGCCCCACTTGTTGTCTGTCACACTTTGCAGAGGATAAATGGAGGCTTTACTTCTGCTGGTGTAGCTCCCAGGACGCCTGGTTGTTGTTATAAACCTTTGACAGTAATCTGGTGCACTCTCTGAGATGAGCTGTGAACACACTGTGGACCCTCTGCTGGGCCTGTTGTTCTTGCCTCAGAACCtggagaaaaacaatgaaacagtcATTCCTGATCtgacataaaaaacaaatttaatggaaacatttggagATGAAATGCCTCATAAAcggaaaatgaatcagcaaccaatttgattatcaattaattatcttagttacttttcttttaaatgttatcTTATTCCAGCTTGTGAATTTTTTTGGACCTCATCTAGACCAAACGATTAATCAGctaatccagaaaataattagcaaattaattgacaataaaaataatcattagttgcagccgcAGAAAGattgttgtctttttaaaacctgTGTAGAACACTTAAATACACCTTCTCTTTCTATTTATCTTTCACTGTCCTTGGAAAAGATCGGTTTTCAGAAAGACCTagactttttcagttttttttggaAAGGCATAATTGGAGATGTACAGATAGGAATGTCATGTAAACCTGTAGCTGACTGTCGAGCAGAGTCCTCAGCTGTGAGGCCAGAGTCTTTCGTCGCACtacctccctctccacctccctcctcatcctctcatAACCCTCCCCCATCCTCTCCTCGGTGATCAGGCATGGGTGGAGTAGTTGCAGTTTCCCAAGTACTCCCTGGTACAGCTCTTTTACCTAGATATACACAGGACACatatatgaaaacaaatggtacatacataaaaagacatgaaaactgacacatatagacacatagGTTTATATGTGCCACACAAACATCAAGATAGTACATGATTGTGGGATAACATGGTGCAAGATGTGCGATCTCCCTTTACATCTTTATCACCTCAGTTGTCCTGAGGGCTGTAACAACAACCTCTGCCTCCTACACCGCAGCCAACAATTTGGTGGTATAAACAGgaaggaggcaggagagaggtGCGACTAAAAACAGAGGCATACCAATTGTGACACCCAATCTGTTTCAATAGGCTTGAACGTCATGAATGGGATATATATCTATAAAGATGGGACAGTAGCAGGggacagaaaagaggagggaaacatAAGAAGTGAATTGGATTGGATCAGTGGAAAACTGGAGTATGTGAAGCAGAATTCTGCCCTCCACTGTAAATGGACAAACTGAGGCAGTAACATTCGCTGAGATACAGTATCTACCTTCAAACAATGGCAACTAGAACCTAGCCTGAGGCTAAGATGATAAAGATAACACAAAAAAGCACTCAAGAAGATAAATGCAAGACATCTgcaactgaaaaaagaaaaacgtgtATATGAACAGATCATTTGAGCATTTTTAGATTAATCTTGCTTTTTGCTGTGAGGTTGTTGCTCTGTGGTGTTTTCCTACTAATGGGATTGGTGCAaacaaaatattacacaaaatTTTCCCTGCGGCCTCCTACTGCATAaactattattaaaataaaaatgtgggCATTTGTAATCGGACATTAATTTTGTGCGTGAAACAATCCAAAGAGGAGCATTTTCTGGTGTCTTGGGATGGAGAAACCAAACCTCAGAgaaaaggatgtgtgtgtgtgtgtgtgtgtgtgtgtgtgtgtgtgtgtgtgtgtgtgtgtctgtgtgtgtctgtgtgtgtgtgtgtctgtgacgaAGAAGAGGAGTTGTGTGTCATTCGCTTCCCTTCACACAGACCTCAGTGGTGAGCTGTCCCAGCCGTGTGGTGACAGACAGGCTCTGTTTGAGCAGGAGGCTGTAGAAGGTGTTGCTGCTGAATGCCTCCAGATCCACCTGGTGTTCATAATCCCAGAACTCCCCTAAGGTGTCTGCACAGACTGTCGATGAGAGGgtgagacacaaagagagacagaaagagagagagatgacaagaatataaaaacacatttaaagtctATGACCTCTCTCTAAAGAAGGACTTTGAAGAGCAAGCATAATGTGCTGTCTGGGGAAGACCAGTGAGCTTGAAACGTGTCTGCATGTTTCTGTACAACAGCTGTGGGGTTCAGTTTTGCTGTGGATTTGCAAATTAGAAGCTTTGataaaaaattcacattttacaaGCAAATAGCTTCCACTTGTTTCTCCCTGGGctattttggtctttttttgcacaaagcctttttttttttacttactggCAGAGGATGAAATTTTATATGTTAGTGTGTGAAGAACATGCCTCCTTTCAACACTGTAATGcaatcaaaatataaataactcTTTGAAGCTGGGTTAAACGCTTTTTATAGTGTGACAATTTCCATGATAAGATGCACCATCTCGAGATACTGTTGTTTGATGTGATTTCCCAAGTTGCGTGACATTTggattgttgtattttttttctgttagtCACAGCACGTGATGTGAGGTCTGTGACAAGAGCCTTTTCAACAGTAATTGCTTGGGTGGGAGCAGCGCCCAAGGGTCACTGTCAGTGTTACATAAGAAGTCGCAAGGGTCttcaaagataaaacaaagtgtgtgtgtgtgtgtgtgtgtgtgtgcgtgtgtgtgtgtgtgtgtgtgtgtgtgtgtgtgtgtgtgtgtgtgtgtgtgtgtgtgttccacgTGTGCACGCTGACTGCAGGTGCATCAGTTGACCTGGTGCAGATTATGTTTGAATGTAAGTTACGTAACTGTTGGCCTTTAGGCTTTTAGTAACTGAGCAGAGCcgtcatgtgtttgtgtgcggtATCTGTGGTTACAGCTACAATATTGCACCTGCTTGCATGGAGTCTTGAGTCATTCTGGCTTGTTGGCTTCGGTGAGTCTTTCTAAGGGAGATCACCCTTGAACCTTTTGATGAGTAATCGTCCATGTGGTAAGCCAACTGCAACATGCGATACCgtgctctgattggctccttCTCTGGCCATCCGTATTCACGAAACAGGATCTACATGCGGGAGAGATTTATcaatgtgttgtatttaatgtgtagtggctgcatgtgtttgtgtatctgcacTAACCAGCACTGTAACACATAAACAGAGGACGACCACAGCTCCAAATAGCAATCCTCCGGTCACCAGCCAATCTGGCCGAAGTAACAGGTTGCGTCTCCGACTGATTCCCACCCTGGTCATATGACGGGGGATGGTGGGGAAGAAGGGGCCAGGTTCATAACACTGGCCCCCTGCAGGCATCACTCGCACATACTGAGTAAGAACAAAATTAAGGGTCAGTTTGACTGAAACATTTATTGACACGTCATTTTATCTCTGTATACATATGAAGAATGGGATCACATCACAAttaaaaacagtagaaaaaggCTTTCCAAATGGATTGGTAAAAAGATGAAACAATATTGCACAAATCCAGATTCTtaatggcacaaaaacaaaaagtgtgtaTCAAGCTGGGGGTGTTTCAAGAGCTTTCCTGTATTCAACagctctcctcctttcctcttcatATCACAGCAAAATTACAAAGAGCAGGAAGTGGGAGAGTACTTAAGAGTACAGGTGTTGCCAATTCACATTTATGTGATAATTAACTTGACACAGAAATGTCCGAGTCATTACACTGTGTGCCAACGATGGACtttatataaagatggacgtagacGTCACCCATAgttttctgaagagcagttttgaagctcagagtggtCTGCTCTGCCATcatcatcttggcagtgcctgactgcTCCCGGTTATTCCAAacatgggcaaagaggtggggcctgtgtggagccaagactttggtgcatgctggtttgtggcaagcatacactccaCCGCCTGTCAGTCAAAGCTGTttaattatgcagaactttaagacttaataaaatattaatgagTGAGTTAAATAAAAACCCCCATAgagttgtcatgaagggggaaatGGAGACTAAAACCGTTTTTTATACCAGGCTGTAAACGTGTGTATTTCTGCCTTaaaggacattttaacatgggagtctatgggaattgacttgcttttggagccagcctcaagtggtcattcgaGGAACTGTAGATTTTGGCACTACCAcattagcttcatttttcagccccagagatTGCCCATTGGTGCCACCTTAAAGGTGCCCTGAGAAATATTTGCCCACTAGTGGTGCTGTAGAGCAATATTTTGATTTGCAGGTTTTGTATCTGCTGTTTGTATCAAGTGCTTTACCAGCAGATGCACAAGGACACCCTTGCACACCAAGGTTGAAGAAAACTCAGTTCTTGTCATTTTTAGGGAGCATTCAAGATGCTTATTTGTTGATAGGAATGCAATTTGGTGAGGAAGAGAGGATGTAAAAAACTAcatgttgatttaaaatgaaaacttcacAGGCTACCTTTAATGcttgtaatattttaaatttagttaCCAAGTGTTTGTGCTGATGGCTGCTCAGTGTCAAAACATACACGCCAGGCTGGCTAAAGACCACTGAAAAGAAGCTGGGAGGAGTCCAAGACAAAGTCAGCTCCTCTTTCAGCTGTCTGAACGTACCCCAGTCgaagtcactgtttgtgttgtacaGGCTGTCACTGAAAGACATTAGTTTAGCAGCTTTAGTGTTGATGGTAAGAGTACAGCAAAGTCACAACACAGATTCATTGTAGGAAAAACATATCCCCAGCATCTGACTTACAGGTCATACTGAGGATAGTGATGCGTGTCGACAGTAAACAGTATAACGTCGCCCAAATGGAGACATACTGTTGGGTTGAGAACTCCAGTTACACTTCTCACTTCTTCTTTCACATCGCTTTTGTTTCCCCTTGTCCTGCTGGAATTCATTTCTCTACTCTCGTGACTGGTGTTTTCAACTTTGGTGACCTCCCACAGAAAGTCAGAATCTTCCTCTAAAAGTCAATAGTATGGGATCATCATTACTGCAGGAACTTGCAGGTTTAATGCGTTTTAATGAtgacaaaatattgttttgttgtgactaACCAGCTGAGCTTTCTTGCTGTGTGGTGACAGGAAACAGCCGCTGAAGCTCCTTTGGGAGGCCGCTCAAGAGGCCGAGGAAGCCTGCGTCTGCAATCACACAGCGGGGAGAGATacaagaaagaaaggaaaaaggacaaagaaatcAAGTGCGGGACAGAAAAgccattgtgtgtttttgtgtatgtgtgaatgtgtgtctctCCACCTGATGTCAGAACAATGTAGACAGGACGTGGGGAGTTGGGATGGCTGTTGCACTGCAGAGTCCCCTGGGAGTCCCACTGTGTAAAAAGCGTCTCAAGCACACTGCCTGAGACGCCCGACACCTGCACATGCACAATAACAGCGTTTGCCATTTATAGGTCACTGCAACAAAAGAGACGCTTGTCCTAAGCTTTCACTGCTGGTGCAATAAAGGCAACATTATGTAAAGGTATTATATGCAATGTCTGGTAGCATCGCTCAGACTATTCACTATGTTTACTCTAAAATACTAGAATGTTTACTTTCCTGTCACTGTCTTCTCTAGAATATGTTGTTTCTGTAAATCTGCAGGTGCCTTTGCTCACCTTACTGTCATAGCTCCACACCAGTTCCATATCTCCACTGGAGCGGCACTGAAGGTGCAGCTCAGCAGCTGGCCTGCCCCTGCACAGGCCTCCACACGCAGCTCTTCCAGGAGCctctctgcaaacacacagacccaGCTCTCCATCATAACCCCGGTAGTCGTCTGCAGATAGACACACCTGCAGGAAAGTAACCAACGCAAAGCAAGTATCAGCAAAAGTCTTTATTATGGTCAACTCCTTTTCAAAACCAAGTAAATATCAGTCATTTCTTTCtctggaaaatattttttctgtctttttttcaaatttaggTGGCAGTAATCTCCGCTTATACTCAGCTTAAGTGCATAACTAGGTGAAAGGCCATTTGTACCAAAGATAACTACGGtgaacactgacaaaaataaacactgcgAGGGGGCAACAGTGAAGGCCTCGCTAACCGATAGTCAAAGAAGGCAGATCTTGGTTAAATATTTAGCGGCACTAATTCAAACCCCGTACTAGATAAACTATTGTCAGGTTCATGGGGGGGCAAAGGAATCTAGGTTGTAAACTATTGTCATTAGCCTTGTCTGTGATTGCAGAGTATGTTTTGTCAGTGCCTTCTGTAAACAGATCGCAGTTTACAACTTAACTTGTATCTCTCAAGCATCATTCATACAGGTCCTCAGGGTGAGTTTCTTTGCTGAGTGGATTTGTGAAAGATATGCCAAGTACCTTTGTCCTACTTTCggtgtgtacatctgtgtgtgataTGAATGCACAAAGTCTAACCTGCTGCCTACAATGAAGTGACCACTGCTGTTTGTCCAGACAGTCTCCATACTGTGTGCGtgtttttccatctctgcagacatcgtacagtttgtgtttacacacaTCTCCATTGTTGGCAGGTAGGTATCCGATGGTACAGTGGCAGCGCCCGTCACTGGTctgcagaggaggcagcaggaTTCAGACACTCAGACATTGGGTTGTGTAATGATGTACACGGTTCAAGTTGTGGTCAATTTGTTACCTAACATGTTAATTTAGTCATTCATTCACTGACAAAGTCTATCAAGCCAGATCTGTTTTTCCACCCTTTCTtccttcctgcttttctttcttgatTGAttctttcttctatttttccttccttccttcattccttccttccctccctcccttgctgatttccttttctttcttccttccttcagcTGTTTTTCCTTCCTTACTTGattcttcattcttttttccttccttcttttcctcttcatctatttTTACTTCCTTGCTTCgttccttctttcctcccttcctttcttCAATGGTTCCTTCATCAAgtattccttccttcctttctttcttcctacCATCCTTACATCAGTTTCCTTCAtcattttccttccttccttccatccttaCTTCATTGATTCcttcacctttttttcttccttccgtccttccttccttccttccttccttctcacACCAACACCCATGCAAGAGTCAGATAGATAAAATCTCATTCTGCTCATTATGAGCTGATGAGTGGATGAATCAACGGTCATGCAAGCTGCAGCAGACTAGGAAACAAGATCCTGCTGCGAGGGAACTTGATCTACAGCTCTTTCAGCTTGAAGCTACAGATTATTCAGTCTAAAGTtactgacagacactgaagaaGCTCTCATGACTGTATTAGTTTGTTCACTGTATCCCAGGACTTaaaagtgacacaaaaaaaaaatcattgtctTGAAATATTACAGCTCATATTTGAGTTTAAAGAATGAAGGAGAAGCTCAAAGGACAGAGAAGGAAGTGGGTGACTGGTAGAGTAGGAGGTGCCGTTGATATGAAATCGAGAGCTACACACAGTCGAATAAACACACCAGAGGGAATGTACATGCTGCCGAAATGACTGGGTTAATCCTACTATCATGTGAAAATACTGTCACCTGAAAACTCTGCCCCTCCCCTGGGCAGATGCAGCTGTCTTGGCCAGAGAGAGGCTGCTGAGCCACGGGACCGCACGGCAAGGAGGCAGACAAACCTGGTCTAGGACAGTAGTGGTGAGGAGGACACTTTAGACAGCTGTCTATGGACACAGCACCAGCAGTCGGCCCATAGGTTCCCTTAGGACAGGGGACTGGAGTGAAGCTGCCCACTGGGCAGTAGAAACCTAACAGAAACAATAGTACGTTCTTACATATGCATTAATTTATCTATGCACTCATTTCCAGTATAATCTTTCTGTGTATTTACACTATGCCAAGCACTGGGAGGCATCCTGGGGGTGGTGACACATAccttctccctttctccctgTCTAGTCCTGTCATTGTGTCTCTAATGTCCCAAAGAGACAAACGGGCTCAAAGACGGTATTTACAGTTTCTGAAAATTTGTTACAAATTTCCGATATTATGCCAATCACCACGTCATCTCATACTCTGCAGCACAACACTTCATTTGTCCTGCAAAAGGTCATCATTCACTcaaaaaatacacagtaaaaaGCCTGTAGCTGATGGACTAAACAACCTCACGTATTTAGTACCACCTCTTAAAACTTACACTATAATCGAAACAGGGAGATGTATACAGACATATGCAGAACAAGCAGATAATATAATGTACATCTTTAGGTATGGATTAAATATCAGTTACATATTTGtcttgatatatttttttttttaaatacggTATTAATAACTACATTATGCAGTCAGGACGGCCTACCTGGCTGGCAGGGCAGCCTCTCCTGGTTATGATGACTGAAGTTGTTTCCATGTACTGGAGTTGGCAGCACAGAAGCAAACAGCCACCACAAACACCTGAAGCTCTTGTATTTACACGTCCTaggcatttttttaatttgccctGTTCTGGGCACGTGAACCAGAAACCCAGCTCTATTCCAGGCTCGGGGAGAAAATCTTAATTCTTCATCCAGGATCTGTAAATAGCCTCTTGGTTGTCTGTCTTGTTTTGGCCATAGCCAAGAAAGTAGTTATAGAAATGCTGTAGCTAACCAACTATCCTGATAAATTTCTCCTGACTGCTGTACTTCTGCACACATAACCTGATCCGCCTGTTGGTAGCTGCAAGGTAAGTGGCAGGCTAGTAAGTCTGCATAACTTTCAGTGACTTTCTGAATGATTAATGAGGCCTGTGAGGTAAGGTGACAGTGACAGGGACTGGGACTGGTTGTTGGAGGAAAGCAGCAGGGAAAACAGAGACTATCACATTACTGCATTTGTTCTTCTCAATCCTACCGTGAAACTGATTAATGATTTGGCTCCCAATGTACATCAACACAGCTTTGCTTTATGTGAGTCTATATCACTATGTGCATAACAGCAACTGCTCAGATATAGTACCTGGGTTTGTGCGAGCTATACCTGCAACTTTCAACTTCACTTGTAAATGACCCAATTGAACACATACTGAAGATTACTTATTTGTGTTTACTTGCTGATACTGGCTTGCAATGTGGTGGAGGACAAAATAAGACTAGGGTCAAGGGTCTGTGTGTTCCACAACTGGTTATGTGCATCGGTTTTATCTATAAGCTGCTATGGCGAACTAAGATGCTTTTTGTATGGATTTTTTTAAGTAACCTGCGTCGGGCGCAAATGTTGTatgttactttattttgaaaaaaaaaaacacgttcAATACAtgcatttcactttttataaACCTTTGATCTGCAGATGCTACAGTTGCTCTGATGCTCTGCACATCTGTGCACAATAACCAAGATAAGATTATTATAAGATACTCTGCGACGCCCTTTGCTCCACAATCGAATAAAACAGGAGACCTAGCTCTAGCTTACTATTATATAAAGTGTACTGAGCTGTCGTGTCACAAGAGTGGTAGTAAAATTTTCTACAGCTATGTGTGTAACAAAGCTTTCGGTGAGCACACACGGTATGTTAATGCATGCAAACTGTTCAACAATCAACCCGTCAGTGAGAAAGCAGTCAACCATGCTTTTTCGATGTACAGTAACCAATGTCTTACTGGCTCTACACTGTTATTGTATTGAAATTAATGCTGGACTTTGGATAACTGGAATAACCCACATATTTCATCACGGAAGCCATGGACTATGATCCCCCAGTGACGACTTGCAACTTATCTAACTGAACAGGATTCAACTTTCACCCACATATCCATGTCACTGGGGGAAAAACCCTCCACATTacttttacaaatacaaaacaacgTAATTAGATAATAAACAGGAGATCATCGGAAATATGAAGCCATTTATGGAATGAGCACCTCACATGTAGATACATAAGCATGCATTTGCAATAATGTACTTAAAGGTGTCCTGTACATTGTTATTCCTTGTTTTgcaaaagtgaaaaacacagcTTGGCACAATCAGCAATGTTTACCCAGGCTGCTTTGAGCTACTCTGTCCAGACtagcagcacaaacactgatgtgtAAACTGTTGATTGTCAGGCATCCAAAACAAGCCACGATAATCAAGGCTGCATGAGGTCCCAACCTGGATACATTGAATTCTTACACaatttaaaacatacaaaacatttttttttatattcacttCAAATTTTGCAGAATGCGTGAAAAGCCACAACAGGCACTGTAGATCAAACAAGGGACCCCactgtaaatattcatataattCAAGTTCCTGGCAAAGTGGGGCTTTGATGTAAAAAGCCTGAAATGTAGCCAAACTTTTTAGCTGACTGTGGACATACAAACTTGAACTTGTTGAACCTTTTTGGGTCGCTCCAATAAACTTCTAcctcattttcccttttttagtGCAGAGTGCAAATACGTTGTTGGGTTGGCTGAAATCTTTCTGTCATTATTAAAACAGTAATCTTATTACGATATGTTTACTGTATTACTGTATAA
The Seriola aureovittata isolate HTS-2021-v1 ecotype China chromosome 4, ASM2101889v1, whole genome shotgun sequence genome window above contains:
- the LOC130167727 gene encoding slit homolog 1 protein; amino-acid sequence: MPRTCKYKSFRCLWWLFASVLPTPVHGNNFSHHNQERLPCQPGFYCPVGSFTPVPCPKGTYGPTAGAVSIDSCLKCPPHHYCPRPGLSASLPCGPVAQQPLSGQDSCICPGEGQSFQTSDGRCHCTIGYLPANNGDVCKHKLYDVCRDGKTRTQYGDCLDKQQWSLHCRQQVCLSADDYRGYDGELGLCVCREAPGRAACGGLCRGRPAAELHLQCRSSGDMELVWSYDSKVSKGTCRFTETTYSREDSDRKVNILVF